The genome window ATTGTCATGCCATACAATCTTTGAAggttcttagcattcatgtgcATTGTGCTATGATAGTTTATAAATACAAGGTACTTTCACGTTTTCTCAGACGTTTAGGAATGAAGGTTCCAGAAAGTATAAGATGACATACAAGTAGGAATGCAAagagtgagtgtgtgtgtgagtgttgggttttgtggttttctttctttctcttcatttttaaCTTGGGGAGGGGGTTGAATTTTATCTATGCACATTTCTCACTCAAATTACAAATTAGCACCTACAAATAGCTccacataaaaaataatattgtctaAAGTCTCTAATTCACAAGTAGATACAAAACACTAAATGAGAATGATCATATCATATGCAATGTCATACCCTGGAATGATGGATATCAAGAGATATGATGCCTGGTTTGCTAGTTTTGTGAAGCGGATGACTAGAAAGCTGGGTATATTTCTCCAGTGCATCAACAGAAGCCAATGTTGCACGGGTCtggaaagaatgaaagaaaagggaaaTTTGAAAAGATGATCAATTAACAACACTATTTATAGTTAAACAATGCCGTTCAAAGAAAACTGAACTATCTCATTATATAAGGTTGAATAAAAATAGAGCTGATTAACACACTAACAAATGTTCAGTAACAGGGAAATGAAAATAATCAAACCACCTGACGCTTCTTCCGCTGTTGTGAGAGAGCTGCATTACATTCTGTTAGGTCAGCTATGATGTTAGCAGAAATTCCAGGGCGTGCTTTCTTTGCACCAGGGCCCAACTCCTCATCCTCAGCAGCTGTCATAACAAGAACAGAACTCAAATGAATGCTAGGGTGGTACTGACAATACATTAGTGAAATAACAAGCACATAGAGAAATAACCTCTTCTCCCATTGCTAACCCCGGTAGAGGCATTGGCTGACACAGCTGTTGAAGTTGACATAGGTATCTGCCTCTCAGCCTGTGCAAGTAAGGACCCTGCTTCATCCCTCTCCTTCTTTAGTCTTGCAATCACACGACAGGCAGCATCATGCtgccaaaatatgaaaaacaacaaaaatctaTTTAGGTGGATTCATAAAGTAAGAAAGTGTTTATACATCACGAGCAATAAAAAGGCACAAGAAAGAGATGAAATTGACAGAACCGCTCATGCAAAACACTCTATCAAAGCCAAAATTCAAACTAATCTTATTCTACTCTGAGACGGAATACAACTTATTATTAGTATACAACTTAATGAAGATACCTGGTATAGTGCATGGCTCAACTCCTGCCTTGCTGTATGTAGTTGTTGCTCCAACGCAAAGTTTGATAACATCAAACTATCCCATTCCTACAAAAGGACAAGTAAAACAACTACTTTAATAAGCAATAAAGTGcatacaataaaaaaatattagaataAGTACATTATTCAATGAAGTTTGATAAACTCTACAGTATTAACACATTGCACTCAAGCTCAGTAAAGATAAAGCAGACAGTCCAAAAATGGGAGAAAATGTCAACAGGCTTCGACACTCAAGcttcattttttaataatacAAACTTCACTGGGAAAGAAAGACATGGCAGGGTCCGTGCTCGACAAAACCAGAAAACTAGTCAACGACTACAACTTTCGTGATGTGTTAaaagaaatgacacaaaaaacaGAGAATCTAATCACTCATGGTATCCATGGTACCAGAGAATAATTGTTGTATGTACTAGGTATGGGCCTCAAATTTCATAGAATCTATTGATTGCACGGGCAAAAAATTTCATAGAACAAAATCAACACCAACACACAATACAACAGAAACATACTACAGCAAGCTCATATACTAGCTAAACTAAAGCATATCCTGATAAAGAAGTTACATTTGTATTTAAATCTGCAAACAAAGGGTAACATAACATATGTACATACGTTTTGGAACATTCCAATCATCCCAGGTATGCTAGCAGTCTGCACCATCCTTGGCTTCACAATCTGCAAGGCATGCCCATCTATATGAATAATAGCAATAGTAGCTATAAAAATTTCTCGTATAACATATTTAAACACACACATAACACAAAAATCGATGTTTTGCATACCTTGCCTGTTTTTACTGGGACAATGTCATCCATAGCAAGTGGTTCACTGGTGATTGGGCATTTTCCATAATCCTATTCAATAATAGACAAAAGTAACAATACCTATAACAGCAATTCGAtagtgaattaaaaaaaaaaaaaaacatagaactATGAAAATTCgggaaaaattaaaaagaaacacaTATAATCCCCTAGAAGCCATTGAATTGTAAAATTGTAAACTTCATGTTATTTTCTGGGTAACCAAACAACAACTAATAGCCACATTGCTACTGTAAACAAAATGGCACAATAATTTCggcttcccaaaaaaaaaactatcaaaaggTCTAATAGATCAAGTATTTGTCTTCATCCTGCTCAAGAGCAGCATAAAAACGACGGTAATTTTTCTACTTCCCAAATCTTGATAGTGAGCAGCAGACAAATGCAAAAGAAAACCctataaaaagaaagaatttaCTTGAAAATTACCGATATGTGCCTCTCAATTAGGCGTTTCTCGAAGAGCAGCCCAGACGTCCTTGAAACGACGGGCTCTTCCGGCACCTCGCCGGATACTATTCAGACAGTAGCAAAACAAAAGCAGGTACATGAGATCGAGAAACCAGTAGAAAAAACATGAATCGAAGTCTGAAACGAAGAAAGAGAGATATTTGTTACTTGAGCAGTTCATGGGGGTAGAGAATTAGGGTTGCCACGGGAGCAACTCTTTGCTGGTTTTTGGAGGACTAAAAGAGAGGGAAGCGGAGGCTACTGCTTCACTACCGATACCAATAAATTTGATTGGTGAAAAAGTGCCGTGTACTTTTctggtatttttttaaaagagcgTGGTCTAAACTGGTATTTCGATGATCACAGAGTCACAACCAAAAACCCTAGCTCACCCTTCTATATAGATGGCAAAAGCCCCAAGTTAATCCGTTCGTTTCCCTTCCCTCCGCGGAGATGTCGAAGCGAGGTTAGTTTACAGCAGCTCTGTCTCTCTTTGAATCGCTAGATTTTCTATACGATATTCTGTTTGTTTTCCGTGAAAATCAATGTGAGTATAAATTTCGAATCGCTTTTTCATCTGATAATACTCGAGCAGTGTGTTTTCAATAACATCTATAATGTCAATCTCTGTTGTGAATTCATAGCAGAATAAACGAGCATGGTTTGATGTTTTATCGTATTAACTCTGCTTCTCGTCTTcgttttcaaaatttaaagctTTTGTTGTGCTGGTTTTCTGTTGAAGGTAGCGTCTTGATCAATTGCGGCTAACTGGATTTGCTATGGATTGGTCTTTCTGTTGGGTTCAAAAGCTCTATTCTCTTGCGTTTCTGTGTATTGTTGTTTGAGCGCTAACTGCCTGCTTAGAACCGAGCCCAAATTTTTTAATGCGAGCGGTAGCATGTATTGTTTATTTACTTGTAccttaaaattttaattcaGGACGTGGAGGATCTGCTGGTAACAAGTTCAGGATGTCACTGGGTCTGCCGGTGGCAGCCACAGTGAACTGCGCCGATAACACCGGTGCAAAGAACCTTTATATCATATCCGTGAAGGGGATCAAGGGTCGTCTCAACAGGTTGCCATCTGCTTGTGTTGGGGATATGGTGATGGCCACTGTCAAGAAGGGGAAGCCTGATCTCAGGAAGAAGGTTATGCCTGCCGTCATTGTCAGGCAGCGGAAGCCCTGGCGTAGAAAGGATGGTGTCTTCATGTACTTTGAAGGTCTTATTTATTGCTTTGTAGTGTGGTGGCCAGTAATATTTTCAAATACAATTGTTTGCGCTATGATTTTTCAACTTGTGTTCATtcttatatttgtattttaccTTATGTTTAATCGGTTGCTGGCATGTGCAGAAATGGGTTTAGAAGGTTTAGTGATGCAATTTAGTTTCACAATCATTTTGCTCTGGGTTGTGCACATATCATGATATTATACTTTTTTACAccagcaaaagaaaaatagtgGCATCAAATATTTTATCGAGTGGGATTTCTCGTCAAGCAGCTTCTTGCTTTTCGCAAACCTATACATTTATTATCATATTTCACTCTGATTAATTTCTTGTAATGAATCGTCTGCTGTGGTTATTATCTGTCATGGTTTTCGTTGGTTGATTTGCTGGTGATGTGATGTTGAGAATTTTCTTTCAAAGTTTCACGCTTTCTCTTCATCTCCCAACCTTACATCTATTATGGATTGTGTGTATTTATGTAATCCCTGTCTAGGTTGGATATTTGTCAACTTTAGTATAACTTATTATTCTGGTTAGGTTTTTGGGCAAAATTCATGTAGTTATGGAACTTTGAAGATTATTCCTTTTTTATGGCTTCTGTAGAGAGCTTTTTTCATTACCACCAGATTTAAGTCAGGTATCCGCTTTGCTATTCAATGGTTGATACAGTTACATGTCTGGCAAATTTACTTGGTCCATCGTTACAGATGTCTTGATGCTTTTGATGCTCACATCTGCTCCATTTGGACCCTATATCTCTTTGTATAAGCGATTGTCATTGATTTTGCTGTTGTCCTGTTTTAGAATTTTATTGTATGTTTACAAGTATGCCATTTTGGTTCCAAGTAATGATCTTCATATCCCCTTCTGGAGCAATTGTTATTGATTTTGCTGTTgtcctattttagaattttatTGTATGCTTACAAGTATGCCATTTTGGTGCCAAGTAATGATCTTCATGTCCCCTTCTGGAGCTTTGTTTTTGGTTAACAGCATGATGTGCAGCTAACTTGCAGCCTGCAACCCTTGTAATGGTTGGCCAAGCAAAACATGCTTGTGTTCCATACatgctttttgttttttttttttttttcatttgtggaAAAAAAAGTTTACTTCAAAATACTTCACCTGATATTCTGTTGTGTCTGGTTTTCTTTCAGATAATGCTGGTGTTATTGTGAACCCAAAGGGAGAAATGAAAGGTACTCGTCAATACAAATCCATTTGAAATTGTAGTCACTGTTTGTTCTGGTGCTCTGACCATTAAATATGTAGTGTCTTTTATTTTGATGGGAAGGGGAAAGGGATTTATTATAGTTGACATTCCTGCTGATTGCTGTTGTTTTAGGTTCTGCTATTACTGGTCCAATTGGGAAGGAATGTGCTGATCTCTGGCCTAGGATTGCAAGCGCGGCCAATGCTATCGTCTAAGAGTGTTTCTTGCATTATTGCTATGCCGCAAAGCCCCCTTGTTTCACTGTTTTTGCCATAATCAGAAATTCTGTAATGCCCTTATATGTTGGTAGGTGAGAATCAAATTTTGTGTTGCGCTATCACATTTTAGATTCGATGACTTTTATCTTGAATCTGACAAGGTAATATAGTGAAATGTTTGCTGGTTATGCGTTGGTCGGTATGAAAGTACATTTGCGAGGAAGAAAGAAGGTTACAGCATTTGATCTACTATTTGGACAGGTAAGACAGAGGAAAGATGCTTAAGGTTGAATGAGTAAAATTCTTCTGCAACTGAAAATGTTGAATGGACGATTGCCTTCAAATGAGGAAGAGTATGCGATTTTCGTCAAGCGAGGAAGCCAAGTCTCTCTCCATTTTTCTTGGCCAACCTGATGAGTCCTTGCTTTTGTTTTGCATCTGCTCCTATTGATTTGCAGAATTCAGTGATCACCTGCAAATTTTAACAACATTTGAAAGAAACCTCCACAactaaaatgaaaaatcaaagatGAAAGAAAGAGGGATTGATTGGTACCTGTGAGTGGACAGCAATTGCTTTGCCTCTGAGCTGGTTGAACCTCTTCTTACCAACAATATCACGAGTGACAACAACAATTGGAGCAAACAAACCTTTCCCTTCATTCACATTCTTCATCATAGGCTGTGATCTTGTTGGCTTCCCAACTCTAACTCTACTCCTTGGTACTGATTTAGCCAGCACACCATAATCCTCAAAAACCATTGAACTACCCCAACTCCCCTTGAATGCTGTACTCAAAGAAACTCAAAGAAACTGAAGTAGCCATTAATGACCACAAACTAAGTCTCTTCACTCCCAACTTCCCTACTTCCAATGAAGAAATCTGTAGAGGGTTTAGTGATTCTAAGGATCTGTGATGGATTTGCTTGGtgggttttgttttgattttgaagaggaTGATATCTTGGGTGCAAATTTGTGAGCCATGGAAATTTTTATGGCCCCAAGTGGGTTGGGGAAGATCTAGGTATGGTGTTTTACTGGCTATTTCTTTGGGGTGGGCCCATTGGACTCATTTGGTGGGATGATATGGGCCGTCCAATGGACGTTTTGTGGGTTTTGACCAGCCCGGCCCATTGACACTACAAGGCGCAAAATCTTTTCTTAATTTAGCCTACGCACGTGCACATCACGTGATGAAGCGGTACTACCTGATTCACATTAATGGACAACTATACCAAACCACATGAAATCTCGACCGTCTATCCAAATCAAACGGATCTCGACCGTCGAAACCTAATATCTTTGGCCATAAGGGTTACTCTCGCTCGTCGGCCACAAACCCTCTTTCCCCTTTCGACGCCCAATCCCAAACCCTCAAAAacctcaaatctctctcacGCACACAGGGGAGGTGGAGATGGATTCGGATCAGGGAAAGCTTTTCATTGGCGGGATTTCGTGGGAGACAACGGAGGACAAGCTCCAAGACTACTTCTCTCATTACGGAGAAGTTTTGCAGGCTGTGGTGATGAGAGACAAGATCACTGGCAGGCC of Tripterygium wilfordii isolate XIE 37 chromosome 13, ASM1340144v1, whole genome shotgun sequence contains these proteins:
- the LOC120013033 gene encoding 60S ribosomal protein L23 isoform X1, which produces MSKRGRGGSAGNKFRMSLGLPVAATVNCADNTGAKNLYIISVKGIKGRLNRLPSACVGDMVMATVKKGKPDLRKKVMPAVIVRQRKPWRRKDGVFMYFEDNAGVIVNPKGEMKGSAITGPIGKECADLWPRIASAANAIV
- the LOC120013033 gene encoding 60S ribosomal protein L23 isoform X2, translating into MSLGLPVAATVNCADNTGAKNLYIISVKGIKGRLNRLPSACVGDMVMATVKKGKPDLRKKVMPAVIVRQRKPWRRKDGVFMYFEDNAGVIVNPKGEMKGSAITGPIGKECADLWPRIASAANAIV
- the LOC120013034 gene encoding protein PROTON GRADIENT REGULATION 5, chloroplastic-like, producing the protein MVFEDYGVLAKSVPRSRVRVGKPTRSQPMMKNVNEGKGLFAPIVVVTRDIVGKKRFNQLRGKAIAVHSQVITEFCKSIGADAKQKQGLIRLAKKNGERLGFLA